The proteins below are encoded in one region of Pseudonocardia sp. DSM 110487:
- a CDS encoding alpha-L-fucosidase codes for MQPGPYDASFESLRQFRCPDWFRDAKFGIWSHWGAQSVPRQGDWYARNMYIPGTATYRHHWRTYGHPSKSGYKDIVTRWKAERFDPDALADLYARAGAKYLVAQAVHHDHFLNYPSAIHRWNAGAMGPGKDVVGLWHDAARARGLRFGITEHLGATYTWMARSKDADSVGPYAGVPYDGNDPEFEDLYLPGPVGRDRSTGAAVQEPWYAPDPWWHRRWLDLATEMIDRYRPDLFYSDGPLPFGDGAFEPGLRAVAHLYNTSAAGHDGENQAVYNQKGRRPDLEAIGVLDVERSQEPAVRPDVWQTDTCVGQWFYDDRAEYKTPGHVIELLIDIVAKNGNLLLNIPQLPDGTIDEECTFLLEELAGWITVCGEGIHGTRPFRVSGEGPSQVAIEGFREDAVAWTAQDYRFTRRDRTLYAFQMRWPADGRAVITSLDPGERVSAVRLLGGEELPFEQRAGQLTITLPPRPPTRYPQCLALQL; via the coding sequence ATGCAACCAGGTCCCTACGACGCGTCGTTCGAGTCGCTGCGACAGTTCCGCTGCCCCGATTGGTTCCGGGACGCGAAGTTCGGCATCTGGTCGCACTGGGGCGCGCAGTCCGTGCCGCGTCAGGGCGACTGGTACGCGCGCAACATGTACATCCCGGGCACCGCCACCTACCGGCACCACTGGCGCACCTACGGGCACCCCTCGAAGTCCGGGTACAAGGACATCGTCACCCGGTGGAAGGCGGAGCGTTTCGACCCGGACGCCCTGGCCGACCTGTACGCGCGGGCCGGTGCGAAGTACCTCGTGGCGCAGGCGGTGCACCACGACCACTTCCTCAACTACCCGTCCGCGATCCACCGCTGGAACGCGGGTGCCATGGGGCCGGGCAAGGACGTCGTCGGGCTCTGGCACGACGCGGCGCGGGCGCGCGGTCTCCGGTTCGGGATCACCGAGCACCTCGGCGCGACGTACACCTGGATGGCGAGGAGCAAGGACGCCGACTCCGTGGGGCCGTACGCAGGGGTGCCCTACGACGGGAACGACCCCGAGTTCGAGGACCTGTACCTCCCGGGTCCGGTCGGACGCGATCGTTCGACCGGCGCCGCGGTGCAGGAGCCGTGGTACGCACCCGACCCGTGGTGGCACCGCAGGTGGCTGGACCTCGCCACCGAGATGATCGACCGCTACCGGCCGGACCTGTTCTACTCGGACGGCCCGCTGCCGTTCGGCGACGGCGCGTTCGAGCCCGGTCTCCGGGCCGTCGCGCACCTCTACAACACCAGCGCGGCAGGCCACGACGGCGAGAACCAGGCCGTCTACAACCAGAAGGGGCGCCGCCCGGACCTCGAGGCGATCGGGGTCCTCGACGTCGAACGCAGCCAGGAGCCGGCCGTCCGACCGGACGTGTGGCAGACCGACACCTGCGTCGGGCAGTGGTTCTACGACGACAGGGCCGAGTACAAGACCCCCGGCCACGTCATCGAGCTGCTGATCGACATCGTCGCGAAAAACGGGAACCTGCTGCTCAACATCCCCCAGCTGCCAGACGGCACGATCGACGAGGAGTGCACGTTCCTGCTCGAGGAGCTCGCGGGATGGATCACCGTGTGCGGCGAGGGGATCCACGGCACGCGGCCGTTCCGGGTGAGCGGCGAAGGGCCCAGCCAGGTCGCGATCGAAGGCTTCCGCGAGGACGCCGTCGCCTGGACCGCGCAGGACTACCGGTTCACCCGGCGGGACCGCACGCTGTACGCGTTCCAGATGCGGTGGCCTGCCGACGGGCGAGCGGTGATCACGAGTCTCGATCCCGGCGAGCGGGTCTCCGCGGTCCGGCTCCTCGGCGGCGAGGAGTTGCCGTTCGAGCAACGCGCCGGGCAGCTGACGATCACGCTGCCGCCGCGGCCGCCCACCCGCTATCCGCAGTGCCTGGCCTTGCAGCTCTGA
- a CDS encoding mandelate racemase/muconate lactonizing enzyme family protein — protein sequence MKIADVVPWLVRSESTGWGEYLFVEVRTDEGVTGWGEITTTTPTANRSVAAMVRQVNDLLAGDDPARIEDTWHKVFRAFTYMGSRGAGTNVVSAVDIALWDIRGKVLGLPICELLGGRVRDDLLIYTHPDQRRFGTPEGVVEEIRAIADSGHTGIKFDPFPARPGVSLADDRYLDGRISRAELRQAMELVVLIREAAGPDVELLIDAHGRFDVPNAIRIGQALDEVGDIHWYEEPVPPESYRALEQVRGQVRTPISVGERLHTRWDFVPVLQNRLADFVMPDVTWTGGISELKKIATMAEAYYVPISPHDAAGPVNLVAGGHVMATVPNFYRIESSRHDLSGYNRFLTTPLDNRDGRLVLPAGPGLGLDFDLDYLRANARDGIHG from the coding sequence ATGAAGATCGCCGACGTCGTTCCGTGGCTGGTCCGGTCCGAGAGCACGGGCTGGGGGGAGTACCTGTTCGTCGAGGTGCGCACCGACGAGGGCGTGACCGGCTGGGGTGAGATCACGACCACCACGCCGACCGCGAACCGAAGCGTGGCGGCGATGGTGCGGCAGGTGAACGACCTGCTCGCCGGTGACGACCCGGCCCGCATCGAGGACACCTGGCACAAGGTCTTCCGGGCGTTCACCTACATGGGCAGCCGCGGTGCGGGCACCAATGTGGTGAGCGCGGTCGACATCGCGCTGTGGGACATCCGCGGCAAGGTCCTCGGCCTGCCGATCTGCGAGCTGCTCGGCGGTCGCGTCCGGGACGACCTGCTGATCTACACCCACCCCGACCAGCGTCGCTTCGGCACGCCGGAGGGGGTGGTGGAGGAGATCCGCGCGATCGCCGACTCGGGGCACACCGGCATCAAGTTCGACCCGTTCCCGGCCCGTCCGGGCGTGTCGCTCGCCGACGACCGCTACCTCGACGGCCGGATCAGCCGGGCGGAGCTGCGGCAGGCGATGGAGCTGGTCGTGCTGATCCGCGAGGCCGCCGGCCCGGACGTGGAGCTCCTGATCGACGCGCACGGCCGGTTCGACGTGCCGAACGCAATCCGGATCGGCCAGGCCCTCGACGAGGTCGGCGACATCCACTGGTACGAGGAGCCGGTCCCGCCGGAGAGCTACCGCGCGCTCGAGCAGGTGCGCGGGCAGGTGCGGACGCCGATCTCGGTGGGGGAGCGGCTGCACACGCGGTGGGACTTCGTGCCGGTCCTGCAGAACCGGCTGGCGGACTTCGTGATGCCGGACGTGACGTGGACCGGCGGGATCTCGGAGCTGAAGAAGATCGCGACCATGGCCGAGGCGTACTACGTGCCGATCTCGCCGCACGACGCGGCCGGCCCGGTCAACCTCGTCGCAGGCGGCCACGTGATGGCGACGGTGCCGAACTTCTACCGCATCGAGTCCAGCCGCCACGACCTGAGCGGCTACAACCGGTTCCTCACGACCCCGCTGGACAACCGCGACGGCCGGCTCGTGCTGCCGGCGGGGCCCGGGCTCGGGCTGGACTTCGACCTGGACTACCTGCGCGCCAACGCACGGGACGGGATCCACGGCTGA
- a CDS encoding sugar phosphate isomerase/epimerase translates to MKIGVSTWVWASPCDDATVAALAPRVAAWGFDVLELPVEQLGDWDPARTASVLGDVGLGASVCVVMPPGRELVAAEQATVRSTQDYLRGVLDAAAAVGAPAVAGPAYTSVGRTWRLSDTERKAAYAQLRENLAPVVEHAAQVGVRIGVEPLNRYETSLLNTVDQTLDAIDGLPAEHIGIALDTYHQNIEERDPPAAVRRAAGRIVHVQVCANDRGAPGADHIDWPGFLAALDDAAYAGPLCIESFTADNVTIATAASIWRPLARTQDALATDGLAFLRRTMHDEAR, encoded by the coding sequence ATGAAGATCGGCGTCAGTACCTGGGTGTGGGCATCTCCGTGCGATGACGCGACGGTCGCCGCGCTCGCCCCGCGCGTGGCGGCATGGGGGTTCGACGTGCTCGAGCTGCCGGTCGAGCAGCTGGGCGACTGGGATCCCGCGCGCACCGCGTCGGTGCTCGGCGACGTCGGGCTGGGTGCGAGCGTCTGTGTCGTCATGCCGCCGGGCCGGGAGCTGGTGGCCGCCGAGCAGGCCACCGTCCGGTCCACCCAGGACTACCTGCGCGGCGTGCTCGATGCCGCAGCGGCGGTCGGCGCCCCGGCGGTCGCCGGGCCGGCCTACACCTCGGTGGGCCGGACCTGGCGGCTGTCGGACACCGAACGCAAGGCGGCGTACGCGCAGCTTCGGGAGAACCTGGCGCCGGTGGTGGAGCACGCGGCGCAGGTGGGCGTGCGGATCGGAGTGGAGCCGCTCAACCGGTACGAGACCAGCCTGCTCAACACCGTCGATCAGACCCTCGACGCCATCGACGGCCTGCCGGCGGAGCACATCGGGATCGCCTTGGACACGTACCACCAGAACATCGAGGAGCGCGATCCGCCCGCCGCGGTCCGCCGGGCGGCCGGGCGGATCGTGCACGTCCAGGTGTGCGCCAACGACCGCGGCGCGCCGGGTGCCGACCACATCGACTGGCCCGGCTTCCTCGCCGCGCTCGACGACGCGGCGTACGCCGGGCCGCTGTGCATCGAGTCCTTCACCGCGGACAACGTCACGATCGCGACGGCGGCCTCGATCTGGCGCCCGTTGGCCCGCACCCAGGACGCGCTCGCCACGGACGGCCTCGCCTTCCTGAGAAGAACCATGCACGATGAAGCTCGATGA
- a CDS encoding substrate-binding domain-containing protein — translation MKRSMVLATGAVLLLAAACTSDVPPGGAAPTGAPGTSPPPAASQFFDQAEHDRQLALRDQTAQGPADQPWVQMLEPEMVDTARYATQGPHHVCFSNASVDNPWRQVGWTTMQAEVDLHRDEIANFTALDAGASDDKQISDIQQLVGSDCDALIVSPNTTATLTPAVEAACGQVPVIVFDRGVDTDCPVTFIHPVGGYAFGATAAEFLSDEVGQGGKVLALRVLPGVDVLEHRWAAAERIFAARGVNVVGVEFTENDTATAKSIVSDYLQREGQINGIWMDDGTAGVAALEAFEDAGQPLPAISGEDQQQFLEKWQAEGLTAQAPTYPTFQWRTAVVAALQILRGEQVPGEWILPQPTITSENLGQYLQPGLPPLHYALCGCQQMPDFPARWGA, via the coding sequence ATGAAGCGATCGATGGTGCTCGCGACAGGAGCCGTGCTCCTGCTCGCCGCGGCCTGTACCAGCGACGTGCCGCCCGGTGGCGCGGCGCCGACCGGCGCGCCCGGCACGTCCCCGCCGCCGGCCGCGAGCCAGTTCTTCGACCAGGCCGAGCACGACCGGCAGCTGGCCCTGCGCGACCAGACCGCGCAGGGCCCCGCCGACCAGCCGTGGGTGCAGATGCTGGAGCCCGAGATGGTGGACACCGCGCGGTACGCCACCCAGGGCCCGCACCACGTCTGCTTCTCCAACGCCTCGGTCGACAACCCGTGGCGGCAGGTCGGCTGGACCACCATGCAGGCCGAGGTCGACCTGCACCGGGACGAGATCGCGAACTTCACCGCGCTCGACGCGGGCGCGAGCGACGACAAGCAGATCTCCGACATCCAGCAGCTCGTCGGCAGCGACTGCGACGCGCTCATCGTCTCCCCGAACACCACCGCGACGCTGACCCCCGCTGTCGAGGCGGCGTGCGGCCAGGTGCCGGTGATCGTGTTCGACCGTGGCGTCGACACCGACTGCCCGGTGACGTTCATCCACCCCGTCGGCGGCTACGCGTTCGGCGCCACCGCGGCGGAGTTCCTGTCCGACGAGGTCGGCCAGGGCGGGAAGGTGCTCGCGCTGCGCGTGCTGCCCGGCGTCGACGTGCTGGAGCACCGGTGGGCGGCGGCCGAGCGCATCTTCGCTGCGCGCGGCGTGAACGTCGTCGGCGTGGAGTTCACCGAGAACGACACGGCGACCGCCAAGAGCATCGTGTCGGACTACCTGCAGCGTGAGGGCCAGATCAACGGGATCTGGATGGACGACGGCACCGCAGGCGTCGCCGCGCTGGAGGCGTTCGAGGACGCCGGGCAGCCGCTCCCCGCGATCAGCGGTGAGGACCAGCAGCAGTTCCTGGAGAAGTGGCAGGCCGAGGGCCTGACGGCGCAGGCTCCGACGTACCCGACGTTCCAGTGGCGCACCGCGGTCGTCGCGGCGCTGCAGATCCTGCGGGGCGAGCAGGTGCCGGGCGAGTGGATCCTGCCGCAGCCGACCATCACCAGCGAGAACCTCGGCCAGTACCTGCAGCCGGGGCTCCCGCCGCTGCACTACGCGCTCTGCGGCTGCCAGCAGATGCCCGACTTCCCGGCCCGCTGGGGCGCGTGA
- a CDS encoding ABC transporter permease, which translates to MRSLRDRVGAAAPVFGVLLALLVAIAVVNPSFLEPASLLAYLKRAAPLAILAVGQYFVIVSGEFDLSVGSLVTVQVVVAARLIDGDESATLPVIVLLAGLGLLIGLVNGLITTRLHVPSFVTTLGMLLVLSGAVFLWTGGAPRGSLSQAFRVPGRQGIDIPGFGQVPWSALILIAVAAGAVALMRSAWGHTLVATGDNDRAAALAGVPVARVRTTAFVLSALAATVAAVLLGGFAGVSAQVGEGLEFSAITAVVLGGVVLGGGRGSVLAALAGALVLEALFTLLNLLGVSGALESTVQGVIIIAAVAYAARRAGGRRRPPSVPEPSPQPA; encoded by the coding sequence ATGAGGTCGCTCCGGGATCGGGTGGGCGCCGCCGCGCCGGTGTTCGGGGTACTGCTGGCACTGCTCGTGGCGATCGCGGTGGTCAACCCGAGCTTCCTCGAACCCGCGTCGCTGCTCGCGTACCTGAAGCGCGCCGCCCCGCTCGCGATCCTCGCGGTCGGGCAGTACTTCGTGATCGTCTCCGGCGAGTTCGACCTGTCGGTCGGCTCGCTGGTCACGGTGCAGGTCGTCGTCGCGGCCCGGCTGATCGACGGCGACGAGTCGGCAACACTGCCGGTGATCGTGCTGCTTGCCGGGCTGGGCCTGCTGATCGGGCTCGTCAACGGGCTGATCACCACGCGGCTGCACGTGCCGTCGTTCGTCACCACGCTCGGCATGCTGCTCGTGCTCTCCGGAGCGGTGTTCCTGTGGACGGGCGGCGCCCCGCGCGGGTCGCTCTCCCAGGCCTTCCGCGTGCCCGGGCGGCAGGGCATCGACATCCCCGGCTTCGGCCAGGTGCCGTGGTCGGCGCTGATCCTGATCGCCGTCGCGGCAGGCGCCGTGGCACTCATGCGCTCGGCGTGGGGGCACACGCTCGTCGCGACCGGTGACAACGACAGGGCCGCCGCGCTCGCCGGCGTACCCGTCGCGCGGGTGCGCACCACGGCGTTCGTGCTGTCCGCGCTGGCCGCGACCGTCGCGGCGGTCCTGCTCGGGGGGTTCGCGGGCGTCTCGGCGCAGGTGGGCGAGGGCCTGGAGTTCTCCGCGATCACCGCCGTCGTGCTCGGCGGGGTCGTGCTCGGCGGCGGGCGCGGCAGCGTGCTCGCGGCGCTGGCCGGAGCGCTCGTCCTCGAAGCCCTGTTCACCCTGCTCAACCTGCTCGGGGTCTCCGGCGCGCTGGAGTCGACCGTGCAGGGCGTGATCATCATCGCCGCGGTCGCGTACGCGGCGCGACGGGCCGGCGGCAGGCGCCGGCCGCCCTCGGTTCCCGAACCCTCTCCGCAGCCCGCCTGA
- a CDS encoding ABC transporter permease, with the protein MTALAERVRRVPRLAAGPAEGTWIALGLVVLLAAAIVTARGGDYFTQANLLNMLSRTTALGIVAVGQTIAILAGSLDLSVAYLIGLTSLIAAEVMAGDPAMIVPGVLAVLAASALVGLVNGLVITKLHVNAFIATLGAGLVIKGILESRYQGPAGSVPVLFQRLGYDRIGPIPVAVLLMLAVAGAAALFLHRTRAGHHVYAVGGNVEVARLSGVPTTRTTVLAHVICSLCAGLAGLYLASRLGAGAPYVGTDGGYDLESIAAVVLGGTVLAGGRGGVSGTVAGVLLLAVLDNLFDQLVLDAFFKDVVRGAVIILAVAVYARRQLRARAQRAVRVPR; encoded by the coding sequence GTGACGGCGCTTGCGGAGCGGGTGCGACGGGTGCCGCGCCTCGCCGCCGGGCCCGCGGAGGGCACGTGGATCGCGCTCGGCCTCGTGGTGCTGCTCGCTGCCGCGATCGTGACCGCGCGCGGTGGCGACTACTTCACGCAGGCCAACCTGCTGAACATGCTCTCGCGCACGACCGCGTTGGGCATCGTCGCGGTCGGGCAGACGATCGCGATCCTCGCCGGGTCGCTGGACCTGTCGGTGGCCTACCTGATCGGCCTGACCTCGCTGATCGCCGCGGAGGTGATGGCAGGCGACCCCGCGATGATCGTGCCCGGCGTGCTCGCCGTGCTGGCCGCCTCCGCACTGGTCGGGCTCGTCAACGGGCTGGTGATCACGAAGCTGCACGTCAACGCGTTCATCGCGACGCTCGGGGCCGGGCTCGTGATCAAGGGGATCCTGGAGAGCCGCTACCAGGGTCCTGCCGGGTCCGTCCCGGTGCTGTTCCAGCGGCTCGGCTACGACCGGATCGGGCCGATCCCGGTCGCCGTGCTGCTGATGCTCGCCGTGGCGGGGGCCGCGGCGCTGTTCCTGCACCGCACCCGCGCAGGCCACCACGTCTACGCGGTCGGCGGCAACGTCGAGGTCGCCCGGCTCTCCGGGGTGCCGACCACGCGCACGACCGTGCTGGCGCACGTGATCTGCTCGCTGTGCGCCGGCCTCGCCGGGCTGTACCTGGCCAGCCGGCTCGGCGCGGGCGCGCCCTACGTCGGCACGGACGGCGGCTACGACCTGGAGTCGATCGCCGCGGTGGTGCTCGGCGGCACCGTGCTCGCGGGCGGGCGCGGTGGGGTGAGCGGCACCGTGGCCGGGGTGCTGCTGCTCGCGGTGCTGGACAACCTGTTCGACCAGCTGGTCCTGGACGCGTTCTTCAAGGACGTCGTGCGCGGCGCCGTGATCATCCTGGCCGTCGCGGTGTATGCGCGGCGGCAGCTGCGGGCCAGGGCACAGCGCGCCGTGCGGGTGCCGCGATGA
- a CDS encoding sugar ABC transporter ATP-binding protein, whose product MAGISKSFLGVGVLHGVDMDVRAGEVHALVGENGAGKSTLLKVLSGVHQPDAGTIAIDGEVRTFANPRQAHEAGIAIIHQEFTLLPERTVAQNVFLGREPLRRGLVDTGAMERATAELLAEIGETGFGPDAVVRRLSVAQQQVVEIVKALSADARIVAMDEPTAALAEHEVALLTGLVRRLSARGIAVLYVSHRMPEIFALADRITVLKDGARVTTLPAAELDPPTLVRLMVGRPLSAYYPPRATEFGDVRLEVRGGTAPAISGIDLTVRAGEVVGVAGLQGAGRTELLRAIFGADPFTAGEVLLDGEPVRLTSPRRAIAAGIAMVTEDRKAEGLALAQSVRENALLVLRAVFRRRARAGAVRTRDLLATVGLRSAGEDQEVRFLSGGNQQKVVLAKWLAADPRILLLDEPTRGIDVGAKAAVHELIREQAEAGMAVLMVCSELPELIGLSDRICVLHEGRIAGELPAGASEEDVMALATGHGAPHADAPR is encoded by the coding sequence ATGGCGGGCATCAGCAAGTCGTTCCTCGGCGTTGGCGTGCTGCACGGCGTCGACATGGACGTGCGCGCCGGCGAGGTGCACGCGCTGGTGGGGGAGAACGGCGCCGGCAAGTCCACCCTGCTCAAGGTGCTCTCCGGCGTTCACCAGCCGGACGCGGGCACGATCGCGATCGACGGCGAGGTCCGCACGTTCGCGAACCCGCGCCAGGCACATGAGGCCGGGATCGCGATCATCCACCAGGAGTTCACGCTCCTGCCCGAGCGCACGGTCGCGCAGAACGTCTTCCTCGGCCGCGAGCCGCTGCGGCGCGGCCTGGTCGACACCGGCGCCATGGAGCGCGCCACCGCGGAGCTGCTCGCCGAGATCGGTGAGACCGGGTTCGGGCCGGACGCGGTCGTGCGCCGGCTGTCGGTTGCGCAGCAGCAGGTCGTCGAGATCGTCAAGGCCCTCTCCGCCGACGCCCGGATCGTCGCGATGGACGAGCCGACGGCCGCGCTCGCCGAGCACGAGGTCGCCCTGCTCACCGGCCTCGTGCGTCGCCTGTCCGCGCGCGGGATCGCCGTGCTGTACGTGTCGCACCGGATGCCGGAGATCTTCGCGCTCGCCGACCGGATCACCGTGCTGAAGGACGGCGCGCGGGTCACCACGCTGCCCGCCGCCGAGCTCGACCCGCCCACGCTCGTGCGGCTCATGGTCGGCCGCCCGCTCTCGGCGTACTACCCGCCGCGGGCCACGGAGTTCGGCGACGTCCGGCTGGAGGTGCGCGGCGGGACGGCGCCCGCGATCAGCGGGATCGACCTCACCGTGCGGGCCGGCGAGGTGGTCGGCGTCGCCGGATTGCAGGGCGCGGGTCGTACCGAACTGCTGCGCGCGATCTTCGGGGCCGACCCGTTCACGGCAGGTGAGGTGCTCCTGGACGGCGAACCGGTGCGCCTGACCTCACCGCGCCGCGCGATCGCCGCCGGCATCGCCATGGTCACCGAGGACCGCAAGGCCGAGGGGCTGGCGCTCGCCCAGTCGGTGCGGGAGAACGCGCTGCTCGTGCTGCGCGCGGTCTTCCGGCGCCGGGCTCGCGCCGGTGCCGTGCGCACCCGCGACCTGCTGGCAACCGTCGGGCTCCGGTCGGCGGGGGAGGACCAGGAGGTGCGGTTCCTGTCCGGCGGCAACCAGCAGAAGGTCGTGCTCGCCAAGTGGCTCGCCGCCGACCCGCGGATCCTGCTGCTCGACGAGCCGACCCGCGGCATCGACGTCGGCGCCAAGGCGGCCGTGCACGAGCTGATACGGGAGCAGGCCGAGGCCGGGATGGCGGTGCTCATGGTCTGCTCGGAGCTGCCCGAGCTGATCGGACTGAGCGACCGGATCTGCGTGCTGCACGAGGGCAGGATCGCGGGCGAGCTGCCCGCCGGTGCATCGGAGGAGGACGTGATGGCGCTGGCCACCGGGCACGGGGCACCGCATGCGGATGCGCCCCGGTGA
- a CDS encoding ROK family transcriptional regulator, which translates to MGEPGGIVAAPPTGAVPGAGELFQLLRDGHARTRAELAASTGLARSTVAARVDALLASGLVGHAGEAMSTGGRPPTRFQFDPAVRVVLGADLGATHARLAVTDLAGSVLAEVNEDLDIALGPDVVLDRVVTLARELLAPWEPKLLAGIGVGLPGPVEHSTGRPVNPPIMPGWDGFDVPARLTAELGAPTLVDNDVNVMALGEHFAHWPGTAHLMLVKVATGIGSGIISDGALRRGAQGAAGDLGHVAVPGGGDVPCRCGNTGCLEAIASGGALAAALRARGHDARSSRDVVALARAGSVEAVQLVRAAGRDIGEVLSTAVSLLNPSVIVIGGALAAAGEHLLAGVREVVYRRSLPLATQHLRIVPSRSGERAGVIGAAVMVVERVLSPAQVDDLVAAGRAPRSQQPGSDDEPHFGRYPADENIPR; encoded by the coding sequence ATGGGTGAGCCGGGCGGGATCGTCGCGGCGCCGCCCACCGGGGCGGTTCCCGGGGCGGGCGAGCTGTTCCAGCTGCTGCGCGACGGCCACGCTCGCACGCGCGCCGAGCTGGCGGCGAGCACCGGGCTGGCTCGCTCCACGGTGGCCGCGCGGGTCGACGCGCTGCTGGCCAGCGGCCTCGTCGGGCACGCCGGCGAGGCGATGTCCACCGGCGGCAGGCCGCCCACCCGCTTCCAGTTCGACCCCGCTGTGCGCGTCGTGCTCGGCGCCGACCTCGGGGCCACCCACGCCCGGCTCGCCGTCACCGACCTCGCCGGATCGGTGCTCGCCGAGGTGAACGAGGACCTCGACATCGCCCTCGGACCGGACGTGGTGCTCGACCGCGTCGTCACGCTGGCCCGCGAGCTGCTCGCGCCTTGGGAGCCGAAGCTGCTCGCGGGCATCGGCGTCGGGCTGCCCGGCCCGGTGGAACACTCCACGGGCCGCCCGGTCAACCCGCCGATCATGCCCGGCTGGGACGGCTTCGACGTGCCCGCCCGGCTCACCGCCGAGCTGGGTGCGCCGACCCTCGTCGACAACGACGTCAACGTGATGGCACTGGGCGAGCACTTCGCGCACTGGCCAGGCACGGCACACCTCATGCTGGTCAAGGTCGCCACCGGTATCGGCAGCGGCATCATCAGCGACGGCGCGCTGCGCCGCGGCGCCCAGGGCGCCGCGGGCGACCTCGGGCACGTCGCCGTGCCAGGGGGAGGCGACGTGCCGTGCCGCTGCGGGAACACGGGGTGCCTCGAAGCCATCGCGTCGGGTGGGGCGTTGGCCGCGGCGCTGCGAGCCCGCGGTCACGACGCGAGGTCCAGTCGAGACGTCGTCGCGCTGGCCAGAGCCGGGTCCGTGGAAGCCGTGCAGCTGGTGCGAGCGGCCGGCCGCGACATCGGCGAGGTGCTGTCCACGGCGGTCAGCCTGCTCAACCCTTCGGTGATCGTGATCGGCGGCGCCCTCGCCGCGGCCGGCGAGCACCTGCTGGCAGGCGTGCGCGAGGTCGTCTACCGGCGTTCCCTGCCGCTGGCCACCCAGCACCTGCGGATCGTGCCCAGCCGGTCCGGCGAACGGGCCGGGGTGATCGGGGCGGCGGTCATGGTCGTGGAGCGCGTGCTCTCCCCCGCCCAGGTGGACGATCTCGTTGCCGCTGGGCGCGCACCGAGGTCCCAGCAGCCGGGGTCGGACGACGAGCCGCACTTCGGCCGGTACCCGGCTGACGAGAACATCCCACGCTGA
- a CDS encoding nitroreductase family deazaflavin-dependent oxidoreductase: MAIAEDLDRATDSQWDWVAEHTRTYLASGGTEGHENNGVRTLVLATTGRRTGTPRRNCLIYGTSGGEYVVVASKGGAEQDPAWFMNLEADPGVGVQVGTRRFTARARVASSAERAALWAQMVNIFPLYGDYAQQTDREIPVVLLTPGDQEPRTGR, translated from the coding sequence ATGGCCATCGCCGAGGACCTCGACCGCGCCACCGACTCGCAGTGGGATTGGGTCGCCGAGCACACCCGCACGTACCTCGCTTCGGGCGGCACCGAAGGTCACGAGAACAACGGCGTGCGCACCCTCGTGCTCGCCACGACCGGACGCCGGACCGGCACGCCCCGCCGCAACTGCCTGATCTACGGCACTTCGGGCGGCGAGTACGTCGTCGTCGCCTCCAAGGGCGGCGCCGAACAGGACCCGGCATGGTTCATGAACCTCGAGGCGGACCCCGGCGTCGGGGTGCAGGTCGGCACTCGCCGGTTCACCGCACGCGCCCGCGTCGCGTCCTCGGCCGAGCGGGCGGCCCTCTGGGCCCAGATGGTGAACATCTTCCCGCTCTACGGCGACTACGCGCAGCAGACCGACCGCGAGATCCCGGTCGTCCTGCTCACCCCGGGTGATCAGGAGCCACGTACCGGACGGTGA
- a CDS encoding nuclear transport factor 2 family protein, with the protein MTTEDDVRNYVAPTGWPSVHERVLAAFARGWDIPEPRAWDSLMSENIELNQPLLQPGTTRRTWHDEAQRLVTLLPDIRGEVVSWAGREEQMFIELRLTATLGGKPLAFRAVDKLCLTSAGTVLRRDSFFDSAPLMQAVLRRPSAWLPWWRSGIGPFLARRRFLGR; encoded by the coding sequence GTGACCACAGAAGACGACGTCCGCAACTACGTCGCACCGACCGGCTGGCCGAGCGTCCACGAACGGGTCCTCGCCGCGTTCGCCAGGGGCTGGGACATACCCGAGCCGCGTGCGTGGGACAGCCTCATGTCGGAGAACATCGAACTCAACCAGCCGCTGCTGCAGCCCGGCACGACCCGACGGACGTGGCACGACGAAGCACAGCGCCTCGTGACGCTCCTCCCGGACATCCGCGGCGAGGTGGTGAGCTGGGCGGGCCGCGAGGAACAGATGTTCATCGAGCTCCGGCTCACCGCAACACTCGGCGGGAAGCCACTGGCCTTCCGGGCGGTCGACAAACTGTGCCTCACATCGGCCGGCACGGTCCTTCGCCGGGACTCCTTCTTCGACTCGGCTCCGCTGATGCAGGCGGTGCTGCGCAGGCCGTCCGCATGGCTGCCGTGGTGGCGGTCGGGGATCGGGCCGTTCCTGGCCAGGCGCAGGTTCCTCGGTCGTTGA